Proteins found in one Dehalococcoidia bacterium genomic segment:
- a CDS encoding DinB family protein has product MTGPAEDVRQRVRSYLLGQAEAKGFAELRPAVEEARAALIAEVEPLSEAQAAFQPPGEGEAGWSVRDVLRHVIFEEEDVTRLILQLAAGHPGPGTIIGRLREREGASLEALLHDLKEARRRLLATVEALAGSERLDATAPHPWFGELNCRAWFLFQRVHDGDHTRQVQAIKQAPGFPAA; this is encoded by the coding sequence GTGACGGGGCCCGCCGAGGACGTCCGCCAACGCGTCCGGAGCTATCTCCTCGGGCAGGCCGAAGCAAAGGGCTTCGCCGAGTTGCGACCTGCCGTCGAGGAGGCGCGGGCTGCGCTGATCGCCGAGGTCGAGCCACTTTCGGAAGCACAGGCCGCCTTCCAGCCGCCGGGCGAGGGCGAAGCCGGATGGTCCGTGAGGGACGTCCTGCGGCACGTGATCTTCGAAGAGGAAGACGTCACCCGCCTGATACTCCAGCTCGCGGCCGGCCATCCCGGTCCCGGGACGATAATCGGACGCCTGCGAGAGCGCGAAGGCGCGTCACTCGAAGCTCTGCTGCACGACCTCAAGGAGGCGCGCCGGCGCTTGCTGGCCACGGTCGAGGCGTTAGCGGGAAGTGAGCGCCTCGACGCTACGGCGCCGCACCCCTGGTTCGGTGAGCTGAACTGCCGCGCGTGGTTCCTCTTCCAGCGCGTCCACGACGGCGACCACACGCGGCAGGTCCAGGCGATCAAGCAGGCCCCGGGCTTTCCCGCCGCCTAG
- a CDS encoding DinB family protein encodes MTAETERERIRSYLVSQAEKKTFAELRPAVEEGRNALYAALDGIGEEQARFKPPGGEGEDAWSIHEVLRHVIQGKEGVALRVRALALGDPARGSTPGRLVGRADASLADLVRDLQAADFALEHAVGSVEGRERLDTTAPHAFFGELNCRAWFLFQRIHDLDHARQIEKIKAMPGFPP; translated from the coding sequence ATGACGGCCGAGACGGAACGCGAGCGCATTCGCTCCTACCTGGTGTCCCAGGCGGAAAAGAAGACCTTCGCGGAACTGCGCCCTGCCGTCGAGGAGGGCAGGAACGCCCTCTATGCGGCCCTGGACGGCATCGGCGAGGAGCAGGCCCGCTTCAAGCCGCCCGGTGGCGAAGGGGAGGACGCGTGGTCGATCCACGAAGTCCTGCGCCACGTCATCCAGGGAAAGGAGGGCGTCGCCTTGCGGGTACGCGCACTCGCCCTCGGCGACCCCGCGCGCGGCAGCACGCCGGGCCGCCTCGTCGGCCGCGCGGACGCGTCGCTGGCCGACCTGGTGAGGGACCTCCAGGCTGCAGACTTCGCGCTCGAGCACGCCGTAGGCTCCGTAGAGGGCCGCGAGCGCCTCGACACCACGGCGCCGCACGCGTTTTTCGGCGAGCTCAACTGCCGCGCCTGGTTCCTCTTCCAGCGCATCCACGACCTCGACCACGCGCGGCAGATCGAGAAGATCAAGGCCATGCCCGGGTTCCCGCCGTGA